The following is a genomic window from Rutidosis leptorrhynchoides isolate AG116_Rl617_1_P2 chromosome 8, CSIRO_AGI_Rlap_v1, whole genome shotgun sequence.
ACGCAGATTCAATTTGAGGCGAGAAGCACCTGAATATACCCCCTTTAGGAATCGACCGAGTCAACTCAGACGAAGATTTAGAAAGTTGACCAAGTGAAATTGACGCTTTTCGTTTGGTCAAACTCGTTCCTAGCTCTAACAACTGGACTAATAACGGAATGACACCTTCGTCAGCTACATTTTTTTGCGAATCCCGGTTTTCGGGAATGGTGAAATGACAAAGTGAACCAACGACGTTTTCTATTAGCTGTTTTTTGTGAGTCCCGTTTCTCATTTCGTTACGTAGACAGGTGGATATAACGGGTAGTCCACCTGCACTTAAAAGTGACTCGGTGAGTTGACTCGACTGAGTGAGATTTGAAATGACACCCATAGCAGATGTAATCTCGTCTGTATCACTCGATAACTTTATCACTTTTATTAGAATGTTAATCGATTGCTGACCCATGCGATTTATAATCTCTTTGTCTTCACTATCTTCTGTTAAACAACAGAACAATTTAATTGCATTTGCTCGTACTTTTGGGTCATCATTGTCGCACAAAAGTATCAACGCTTGTTCATTTTCTGGATTCTGAAAAAGTATTACATTAAAGATAAGAAAACTCAAAATAAATCAAAGGGTTAAGTACATAATAAGATAACCAGATTCATTTACATTTATTTCAGGTAACCAACTTCTTTTAGCCAGAAAAATTATTGAAATCTTATGATCTAAGATAATCTGAAAGGGGTATTCATCAGTTCGGTTTTCAGTTTCCTCAGTTCGGTTTGTTCGCTTTTAAAAATTTTGAAGGTAAAACTGAAAACCGAAAGCAAATTCAAATTCAAAAACAAAAACATCCCTAAAACCGAATTCGAGTTCTGTTCGGTTTCGGTTAAACCTGAAAAAACATaattaaccaaaataataataacaaatcgaTTTTTAAATTCGGCTGTTAATTTTAAAATCTGCTTTTGGTCTATAtagaataataattttatatattaatggtTGAATacggttttgaattcggtttttggttaAACCATTCAGAAAagtaaaaccgaattcaaatttgaaAACCTAActgaaaccgaattcaaattcggtttggtttcttTTCGTTTTCAGGTTAATCTGTTTTGAAACCAAATAACGAACACTCCATTAATCAGACATGGTAATGGGCAACTATCACGACGTGGAATCTAATATCGATAACCTATATTGACATTTTGATGACGTGGCTTTTAGAGGCCAGCTTAATAGTTTTTTTCTTTTCTATGATGTGGCTAAAATAAGTTTATTACTCCGTATCACTTGAGCACTGAGCCCATCAATCGAAAGTGAAAcatagggatgtaattgttacctgtCTCAGCTTTTGTTTTACGGTAGAAGCTAACGGAGAATGACACATGGCGTAAAAAGAACGAAGTAAACATTCTTGCACTGAGGGTCTCGTACAACCAATAAAAGCAAAAAGTCCATCAATGTCTCCAGCAGATTCAAATAACGAAACGGGCGTTTCGGTTGAATTTTGTGACATTGTTGAAAACGAAACGTGCATGATTATTGCTGCCACCTCATCCTGTAAACAGTGGGATGACGTGTGACTGTATAGAAGATTAACCAACGGGCTGACCGAACCTTGTTTTATCATTTGTATGCTGTTTTTTGGTAAGCTTGAGAGATTACAAAGTGCTTTAGCCGCTCGTTCTTTCATCCTAGTGTTTCCGTTAAAGACCAAGTCAAGTAGTGAAGTCAACGCACCATCTTCGAATAATAATGACTTGTTGTGATCTGTTAATTCCATTTCTGCCAATGTCGTCACCATATTCATCTTCACCTCATCTGAGCCTGCGATAAAAACCGTCGTTTAGGGTAAAAAAATTAAGTAGTGAATTAGTATTATTGTTGTAGAACGAACCTGAAGATAGTCGTTGCAGCAGATGTGTAAAGTAATTTGCTTTCGCCATCTGGATGACATTTTGAATGGAGAATGAAAGATAGTCCAATAGCTCGTGTGCACAGCTGGCGGCTCGATTGTCATCACTGTTGGACATGGTTACTAAAAGTAGTATGCATCCTTGAGCCATCCCAATGCGATTTCTTAATGTCTCGTTGCGCGACAATTCCAATAGCAATTCAACGGCCGACTTTCCTTCAGCAATTCGACGCCCAAGTGAGCGAACAATCAATTCTATCACGCCATTCACCTTTGTAATCCTATCCTAAAATAAACTTTGACTATGAGAATTAATAGATAAACTACAAAGATACAAAGCAACAACGTTATAATATAGAAGTATAAGGTGGTGTTTGTTTTCAATTTgcagatcttattatgtcttatgatTGCGCGCATGTAGAGGTTTTTTCTGCGCACAGTGTTTGTTTTtatgaagacataagataaaataatgtcttattcagTCTGCAAACTCGCATacttagaaatatgcttcttaATGATGCAAACAGGTTTAAGGTTTAAGTTATTTTGCAAACATAAAAACAAACAATCTTCATTATTCAGCTTACGGAGTCTATAAACATGGTCCGCAAATCTTGAGACAATAACATCTTAAAAAAAGAAAATATAAGTACCTTTGCATCATCACTGTCTTTCGCCAAAATACAAAGTATGACAAGGGCACGAGTCCTTATCTCTCGGTTTTTATTACCAAGAAGTTCCGCGAGGGTAGGAATGTAATTCTCAAGCACCATCCATTCACGATGAACGTCTCTTTCTTCACATAAGTTTTGAAGTTGTTCCAAACACGATAACACTTCTTCCTCATTTTCCGATAACGGGCTTGAAAGTTTCGATTTCATTAAAGCAATTGTAATCATCGTATTCCTATCTTTCCATTCATCGATTGATTGCCTAAGAGTTCTATTAGGCCTCAAAACTAAATTGTCTAACGGAATCATAGTTAACGGACACAAGTTACTCCCATCATCCAACCATTTTTCGATAGCAGATCTTTCAAATGTCTGACCAGAAGATGTTTCAACGGGGTCCACCATAACTTCTCGAGTGATCGGGCAGTAAAATGATTGGAGAGGCTCCAATGGTTGACTCCCTAATGACGTTCGTTTAGTCAAATACTTTCGTTCTTTTTCCTCTGTAGAATAAGTCGCATCTGAACATTCCAATAAAGCGATTATTTGATCCATTTGAATCGCTTCAGCTTGATCTTTCCTAAGTTGCGCGTTTTCAATTTCTCTTTTAAAATCTTCAAACTCCTTCTTTAATGAAGATCGTTCAGTCGATATTCCCAGCGCCTGTGCAATCGAAAGTAACAATTTATTGGCATACGAGCGATCTACGTTCCGTTCGTGTATCCCTGATTCTATTTTTTCTAAAATCAATTCATCCGCTATAGCTGTTTTGAACTCTACAGATTGCATGTTTTCACAAAGTTGACCAATTTCTTCCATCACGTTTACCGAAATTCCCAACTGAGAAAAATTAATCATCTTTAACGCGCGACTAATTTCTCTAGTAATTTCCGCTATCCGTTTTGTGATTAACCGACAATTTAATAAGAGATAGACTCTGTTCTTTTGGCTGCATTCGGTCAACAGTAGTTTAGCAGCTTTGACTTGTTTATTCAAGATCTGAACAAAAGTGTTCTCGGTATCACTAATCTCTTTCGTATTTAGTTCCTTTAACAGAGGAACAATTCTTTCCAAATACGACGCAAGTTCTGCAAAATTTTCTTTCCCGATAAAGACATTTGTTGATTCAATGGTCACTTCAGTAAATAATTCTATAGTCTGAGAGATGAGCTCAGCAGTTGCCATTAAATCcattaaaaatttattatcatAGATGAAAGTTACCAATAAGGTATATTTGGGATCGATAGATTCATCAGTATAACGCGTTCACTTGGTCTTATGCCTTAATACTCTCATGTGGTCATCCGTTCAACTTAACGAAAATCACCTGAGAAACAAAATATCAGTCAGTATTTTAGCTGTTATAATAACGAGTCATTTGTTTAATCGATCTCTTTGCTCAAAATTATTACTCCAACTTATAAGTCCCCTTATTTTAAGTTTTCTTTAGCTTCCACTTTAAGTGTATGATGATATAAAACTTAAAAATGTTACACAATATATGCATGATTTCGACATGCATTTGTATCTCCAAGATGGCATATATCTAAGAGGTAGGTTCTTTCCAGTGTAATTCGGTAAAATATCAAATCGTATTTTTAGACTTATCTCATTAGTCGGCTCGCAAAACGGGTCGGAAACCCAGGTATACCAAAAAAACATTGTCACATATTTATAGACTTACCTCATTGCCCATTTTACTACCGGGCTCCATATTGTACCTAAATACTATCACATTTGTTTACTCCATTCGGGTAATTTGGTAATCTCGGTTGACCATGTAAGCATGTTGACATGGCAATTGACATAACCTTTTATAGTTATGCATTTCTTTTATTTCTAATAATGTTGACAAAATTCAAAAAGACTTTTCAAATTTGTATCATCATTTTCACCTAAACAACTGATATTCAGGTACAGTGAAATACCTAAATGGGATGCCGAACCGTACTTTTAATAGATTGTATCACTTAATACATTCCATTGTTTTAGAGTGCTTTTTTGTTCTTTTTGTTTATTAATTATATCTAATCTAAAATctaaatatctatatctatatctatcattATATTCAGCAAACTTAAAAAAGTGATTATATACTACAAGCatatttccaaaaaaaaaaaaaaaaaaaaaaaaaaaaaggtatacTGTACAAAACATGATAAGAATCTGGCATTTTGCAGTCTAATGACTCTtgaaaatcttaaatatttctataGCTAATTGCAAACAATGACCTAATAATACTCAGCTTACACGAAAACTTGTCGAATTAAGCTAGGAACCAAATtggaatcaaatgagcttaatttaatgtAAATGATACTGTTTACATTTTGATTATAAACAACAATTAATCAATCTATAAGGAAACAAGGGAAGACCAAGACTTGGGGGAGTCAACAGCAGAAATCAAATCAAATAATCAAATAaaagaatataaaaaaaatatatataaaaattagctGACCTTATAGATTTAGTAGCATTCAACATGAAGTTTCTTGCAATCTAGATGATCATATTTTGGTGTGTTTCAATTTGACGCCATTTTTTGGGGAATTTATCATTTATGATAGAGAGAGAAAATTTTGTAGGAATTATCAGTGGTCAACAGTTACTAGATTGACTATGTCAACAGTATGTAAATGCATGAGAAAATTTCATGGTTAAATTTCATTTCATCCCCAAACTTTGTATAAAAATCAAAATTAGACTTAAAGTTTGAATCGATTGATTTGAAGTTTTAAACATTATACACGAATGGTCTAAAGATTTAACATTCGTTAGTGTTACCTAGTTAAGTTAATCATGTGAGAATCACAAGATGGGTTTTTTCGTATTTAAGAAAAAATAATAGTCAAAAGTATTTATTATTTACTTTCTAGTTTAATTCTTATTTTTTATTCATTTTTTATGTATAAATTAATGACATAAAAGAAtttctattttattatttttatctatttatgaaaATCGATTATAAATTTGAAAcaccaaaaaaaaataataaaaaaaagtatAGGATTAAAGGGGTACTAAttatcaaggttgcaaaagacgtgagacggggtcgagacggtcgggtcctaaaaaggtcgagacgttcgaaacggggtcgagacgggggtcgagattGACGttaaccaaagttgacttttaaatatataagtatataaatgtatatatgtgtacaaTTTTAAAGacaaaaactttaattgactaatttgtacccataatcgctattaccgttaatataatacagaaaattcaaactaaaatacgacaaatttgaccgatttcCGACTTTCTAGCTTTTCCGAATTTTAAGAGACTTTGACCTGATATTTTTTCAACTTTgccccgaattttgaccgttgaccgtcatattagacggttttcttcgagacgtgACGGGCTAGTCACTAAATCGTCACAACACGCGTTGCAACGGCtcgaaatgaaaggacccgttcataccgattataaacgattcacaatagttgatttcattgcgaggtatttgacctctatatgatacattttacaaacattgcattcgtttttaaaagacaaacttttattacatcgaaagttgatggcatgcataccactaCATAATTCATCTAactctaattgacttaataataatcttgataactcaacgactcgaatgcaacatcttttgaaatatatcatgaatgactccaagtaatatctttaaaatgagcaaatgcacagcggaagatttctttcgtacctgagaataaacatgctttcaagtgtcaaccaaaaggttggtgagttcattagtttatcgaaaataatcattttcaataatataatagaccacaagatactcatatttcgaaaacaatctgtgcaggtctgctcactgctggaaaatcattcatacgatatataaacacctggtaatcgaccttaacaagatgcatatagaatatcccccacataccggcattccgcacggtcatgcaaaaacaTACAAAACAGGCCActattttaaatatgatggttgtgtacacctcacaaacagatcatatcttttaaatctggcggttgtatacctatttcgaagtactaaagcagttcaaattctctgactggggcttgtgagtgcccatagatctatctttaggattcgcgtcaattaggggctcggttccctaattcttagattaccagactataaaggggtgatatccggtgtactcgtaactcaatcgtagaatgtttttaagtacttgtgtctatttctcaaacatttataaaagcatttcatgtattcgcagttcaaaaatatatttcaaaagcatttaataaagcagttgtaaaaacagcgcatgtattctcaatcccaaaaatgtaaagagtaaaagggaatcaaatgaactcactatccaatattttgtagtaaaaatattcatacgacgatatggaacaatgcagggttggcctcggattcacgaacctatatcatttatatattcattaatacatatagtcgtaatcaagtaaatatattattattagtgatgtaatttatatatttaataatttataggtttcattatttatatatattcattttatgtatataattgttaatatagttaagttatgtgtattaaatacatttatatatatataatacacacacacacacacacacacacacacacacacacatatatatatatatatatatatatatatatatatatatatatatatatatatatatatatatatatatatatatatatatatatatatatatatatatatatatataatctttgctTATAACCTTATTAATgtcattaaaacctttattttcataatcaacTAGCTTATAACCCGCGACTTCGCGGGATTTTACATAAAACTTTTGTAATTGATTTAATTGATGTAATGAAACTTGTCAAGCCTACTAACATTGATTTGTAATTAAATGATTAGTTTACGATATCATGTAATTCATGTATTTtagtaatttaatattaatattaacaaaatttaTTAGTATGAAGTTTTATGTAATTCTTTGTATTTTAATAATTTGATATAATGTTTAAAgttatatagattctttttaaggTTCTTGTTAGTGTATAGTCTTTTTATAGGCGTACGAAACCATTCTATTGTATATATAAGACTGTGATCATGTGATTAGTTTATAATGATTTAGTTTGTACTATTAATAATTGTAAATGTTAGTAAAAATCATTAAGTAAAAGAAGTAACTTGAGTACTTGACTGTCTCACGACTGGAAAAAAAAAACATCtaattacaaacaaagttacatttAAAACTCATCTATCATTCAAATAGTTTCTTTAGAAGACAACTGAAATCATTTGCATCACAACAAAAATCAACTATCTCCACTCAGTTAAACTAACCAGTGTTAGGGTGCGTTTATTTACCTCTTAATGAAATGATTCAACACTGAAtgatgaaccattcagcattcagtgcatttgtttctgacctctgaatgagatATGATGCTGAATGATTCAGTattcagtgttgaaccattcatagtcaaaacactctcttaaccattaagaggctAAGTTTTATGTAATATTCTTCTTAAATCGTATTCAGAACACTTATCAAATAAGTATATTTAAGTTTTTGTTAATGTTAAACGATAACAAGTTGATTTAATTGATTCATAATGTtaattcaaaatgattatcaaacagcttattgtcATTCAGAACTAAATTTATTTAGAGACTCTGAACCATTCAGATTATGAACTattcagcactaaatcattcagttttatcaaacgcacccttagaAAGAGTTTGATACAAAAGCAAATGTACTCTGAAACATATAAAATAAAAACATCAACTTTTTAGGGTAAAATTAGAGCTAGTTTTCTGATAACACATTGGGTAAGGGTCACAAAGGGTAATCTTGGTAGGAGGGTCTGTATACCTGAAACACGGTCAACTAATATCCATCAACAACTTAATAACCAAATCATAAATTCCAAAACATACTTTGGCTATTAGATGGAATACATGCTAAAGAGATCACCTCAACTTAAAAATGTCCTTTAAACATAATACATTGTATAAGATGGTTATTAATAGCATCCCATACATCTAAAAATATAATCTTTTAAGGCCAAGAATAGCAACTTCTTACCATGTCATCATCTTTAATATACAATTACAGTTTGTCCACAACCTACACATTACCGAGTTAATCTATCATAAATTGAACAAAGAAACTACTAATAAAGCGACTAACATAAGTAAGAACCCTCTTACAAAGGTAACAATTGTAAAATATGAAGCATTTCAAGTAACAAATAATTTAGAACCATATAGATTTACAAGTTAATGGGTTATTATTTTGTCACCTTCTCCACCTTTTCCAATTTGGTAAAATGGTGACCAAATGAAGTATACCGCATTCCATGGTAAAATGGTTCAACGTACACTCCGAGCTTTTCCTATTGACacaatatgaagaaaaaaaattgCATGTAGCTTCATTTTTTACAAACAATACCTTATTAGACACAAAGTTTAGTCTTTTGAAATGAGAAGTGTTTAGGGCATTAtgtaaatttaaataataattggATGCCCTTTGACCAGTTTCCATTTCCTTTTAACCTATTAAAAAGTCAAAGATACGAAATCCATTGACTTAATACAAAATATGTCAAATTGGCACACCTAGTACTCTCTAAATTATTCGAAGCGAATTTAAAAAATACCTCGATGACCCTGGGAATATAATGGTGTAGGGTGAATTTTGGAGGGAAACTTGGTGGAGTTTTAGTATAAATATATGTAGTAGTATGTAGAGAAAAGTGGAGGAGGTAGGAAGTAAAATAGAGAGCTTATGAGAGTCGTTCCACTCCGTCCCGTGAGGTTGTCTCGGTAATTCAATAACAATGGGAGCGAATTCCGTTATTGTAATCTATCGTTTGTGAGAGGTGTTGAGAGATACGTGATAATATTCAAGAGTGTTGTAACGAGCGTTCATTCTTGTAATATTGTTCGTATATAGTGGAATTTAATTGGCCGctggtcccgtggtttttactctctcttgagaggttttccacgtaaaaaatgTTGTGTGCGTTTTACTTTTATGCTTTGTCGATTTATTATTGACTTATACATGGTTATGTGGTTCTTAATGTGATGGGGATCGATCTTGAAAGTGATATGTATGCGGGTTCGATCCTAACAAACTAGTATCAGAGCGGGGTTCATGGAGAAGAATCGCATAACCGGGAGGAAGTCAATTTGTGAAGAAGAAAAAAATGTTCGGTTCGTCATATTCTGCGCAGCGATAATAGAATTGATGGTacgggttcgttaaccgttggatcggTGTGAAATTTGGACTGTAGGTTCATAAGAGGTAGATACGTGATCTGACCATTGGGATCTTTGATTAGGCTGTCGTTCAAGAGATATTATTATCTGAAGTGTGCTGCAGAAAAAAAATTCGTCATTTCAGCGCAGTTGGAAAGAAACGGGTGCTGCAGATTCGTTAGCTGTTGAATCATTGTGATTTTTTGACAGCGGGTTCAGAACACTTTGATTTATGCTGTGACATATTTTTTTGATGATCAGAAGAGTACTTTAGGAGATACATGTGTCTGAAGTTGTTGCTGAAATCGTACGAAATGAAGGTGTTGTTGAAGAGAGGTTAAAAGATGAAGAGGCTAGGTGGAGAGTTGATCATGGAGAGTTCCTTGTGTCGAAAGTCTTCCTAACAATGAGATTGTTTGGTGACGTGTTCCGGTTGAGATAAAGTCGGAGGCAACAAGATGAAGATCAATAATCCACGTTCGAGATCGGGATTTAAAGAATTTGAATCAAGGGAGGATGTGTTATATTTATTGATTCAAAATGTTTAAATATTGTAAAAGAGTATTTGGTGGGAGTAATTTTTGAGAGGGAATATTTTGGTGGAAAGTTTTGGTGGGAATTATTTTGGAGGGAGTTTTGTTGGGTGAATTTTGGAGGGAAACTTGGTGGAGTTTTAGTATAAATATATGTAGTAGTATGTAGAGAAAAGTGGAGGAGGTAGGAAGTAAAATAGAGAGCTTATGAGAGTCGTTCCACTCCGTCCCGTGAGGTTGTCTCGGTAATTCAATAACAATGGGAGCGAATTCCGTTATTGTAATCTACCATTTGTGAGAGGTGTTGAGAGATACGTGATAATATTCAAGAGTGTTGTAACGAGCATTCATTCTTGTAATATTGTTCGtatatagtggaatttaagtggccgctggtcccgtggtttttactctctcttgagaggttttccacgtaaaaaatgTTGTGCGCGTTTTACTTTTATGCTTTGTCGATTTATTATTGACTTATACATGGTTATGTGGTTCTTAATGTGATGGGGATCGATCTTGAAAGTGATATGTATGCGGGTTTGATCCCAACAAATGGATTTGTCCACTCTTGATCAATGTGCATGTGTAGATGGTACTTCTTTATATCCTCAAGTGAAATAGACAATATTTTGCATAAGGCTTGCCTACAGAGGGGTTTACATTATTAGTGTTACTATAAGTCTATATTTAAAAGAGAAAATTACATGTAAAGTTTCATACTCTAAGGTAACTTAATGTTGTACCAAAAGTATTGTCAAGTTTATGACAAAAACAGAACCACGATCCCTACTTATTCTCATAAATAAACAAAAGGCACGTAGGGAACACGAAACAAGTTATAGCAAGACCAAGACAAGTTCAAAGTGTTAGACATAAAAAAATCAATAATAATCTAACTTTCATAACGACGGGATCAAGCAAGAGTTATGCCTAAAAATA
Proteins encoded in this region:
- the LOC139861509 gene encoding U-box domain-containing protein 44-like — its product is MDLMATAELISQTIELFTEVTIESTNVFIGKENFAELASYLERIVPLLKELNTKEISDTENTFVQILNKQVKAAKLLLTECSQKNRVYLLLNCRLITKRIAEITREISRALKMINFSQLGISVNVMEEIGQLCENMQSVEFKTAIADELILEKIESGIHERNVDRSYANKLLLSIAQALGISTERSSLKKEFEDFKREIENAQLRKDQAEAIQMDQIIALLECSDATYSTEEKERKYLTKRTSLGSQPLEPLQSFYCPITREVMVDPVETSSGQTFERSAIEKWLDDGSNLCPLTMIPLDNLVLRPNRTLRQSIDEWKDRNTMITIALMKSKLSSPLSENEEEVLSCLEQLQNLCEERDVHREWMVLENYIPTLAELLGNKNREIRTRALVILCILAKDSDDAKDRITKVNGVIELIVRSLGRRIAEGKSAVELLLELSRNETLRNRIGMAQGCILLLVTMSNSDDNRAASCAHELLDYLSFSIQNVIQMAKANYFTHLLQRLSSGSDEVKMNMVTTLAEMELTDHNKSLLFEDGALTSLLDLVFNGNTRMKERAAKALCNLSSLPKNSIQMIKQGSVSPLVNLLYSHTSSHCLQDEVAAIIMHVSFSTMSQNSTETPVSLFESAGDIDGLFAFIGCTRPSVQECLLRSFYAMCHSPLASTVKQKLRQNPENEQALILLCDNDDPKVRANAIKLFCCLTEDSEDKEIINRMGQQSINILIKVIKLSSDTDEITSAMGVISNLTQSSQLTESLLSAGGLPVISTCLRNEMRNGTHKKQLIENVVGSLCHFTIPENRDSQKNVADEGVIPLLVQLLELGTSLTKRKASISLGQLSKSSSELTRSIPKGGIFRCFSPQIESACPVHQGICFVETSFCLVEADAVSPLVKLLGDPDFNVCEASLDALLTLTEDERLQYGCKVLAEANAIHPIIKLLNCNSLSLQEKVLNALGRIFRLLDYKQKYGSLAQMSLVELTQRGNNRTKSLAAGILAQLNILHDQSSYF